The nucleotide sequence CAGACGCTTACGACGCCAAGTTCGACGAAGTGGCCAAGTCGGCCGGCTTCGAGAGCAGCGCCGACGCCCTGTCCGCCGCCGAGGCCTACGCCGCCGACAGCCAGGTGGCCGCGCTGAAGCAGTCCGTGGCCGACATGATCCTGCAGCAGTACAGACCCTACCGGGAATAACACATATTGGGGAAGGCGTCTTGTGCGCGGGCGCGGTCCGGGGAAACTCCCCGGCCGCGCCCGTTGTCTTTGGCGGGCGGAATCAAAAAAGGAAAGCCAGGCGGCCGGTAAACAAGGCCAGCCCCAAGGCCCCCAGGACCAGGGCCGCAAGGACGCGAAAAAGCAGGCTGCGTCCCAGGGGGCCGGACAGCAACGACCCCAGGCCCGGACCCGACGGGGCCGGGATGATGTGCTCGCTGCGCAGCAGCCGGTAGATGCCGACGAGGGCGACGGCGCAAATGGCCAGGGCCACAAGGTTCTCGGGCCTGGCCAAAAAATCGGACAGCCCCGAGGACAGCCCCTTTGCTCCGGAACCCAGGTCGGACACGGCGTCGAGCACGTCCTGGCGTCCCTGCTGCAACTCTTTTGCGCCGCGCACGATGTCGTTGGCGTTGGCCATGGCGTGTCCCTTTCCCCCGCGCCGTATTCCGATTTCACTTCTGACGGGAAACCGGCCTGATACAAATTACACCGATGGCTTTCGCCGTTGCTCGACCCGCACAGACGTCCTGTGCGCCGTTACTTGCCCATGCCGCCGAACATCTGGAAGATACGGATGCCGGCCGGGCCGAGGATGACGATGAGCAGTGTCGGGAAGATGAAGAAAATAAGCGGCATAAGCAGCTTGACCGGGAGTTTGGCGGCCAGCTCCTCGGCCAGCTGGAAACGTTTGGTGCGCATGGAGTCGGCGTAGACCCGCAAGGTCTGAGCGATGGAAGTGCCGAACATGTCAGTCTGGATAAGCATGGCCACGAGGCTGCCCACGTCTTCCAGGCCGATACGGGCCGAGAGGTTTTTGAGTGCCTCGCGCCGGGCCTTGCCGGCCCGCAGTTCCAGGGTGAGCAGGCGCAGTTCGGCGCTTAAGATCGGGTCCTTGAGGGACATTTCCTGGCAGACGCGGTAGATGGCCGCGTCCAGGCCCATGCCGGCCTCCACGCAGACCACCAGCAGGTCCAGGGCGTCGGGCAGGCTTTTCTGAATGGCTGTCTGACGGGCCTTGACGCGGGAGTCCAGTATCATTCCGGGAATATAGAAACCCGCAGCCGTCAGCCCCACCACGACGAACAGCTTGTACTGGCCCGGCACCTTGCCGGACATGGCCGCCAACGCGCCCAGCACCAGCCCAACCAGGGCGGCGCCGGCCTTGATGCCCCAATAGATTTCCAGGGCGCTGGGCTGGCGGTAGCCGGCCTGCACCAGGGAGCTTCTGGCTTTGGTGAGTTCCTGGGCCTCGCGGGGTTTGACCAGTTCGCCGAACCAGGCCGCCGCGCGCCGGATGCTCCCCTCGATCCAGCCGAAGATGCCCGGCCGGCCGCCGTCCTTAAGCCGGCTGTCGGTGACCAGGGCCACGGCGCGCTCGGCCATGCGCCGACGCCGCCTCCCCTCCTCGCGCAGGGAAGCCACGGCATAGGTGAAAAGTCCCACGCTCAGGGACACGAGCACTGCGATGACGAGGCTGTCCACGGCCGGCCCCTCCTAGACTTCGATCCGCACCATCTTGCGGATGACCAGTATGCCCATGGTGATGAGTCCGGCCACGCCGTAGCTCATGATCCGGCCCATGGGATCGGTGAAAAGCAGCCCCAGGTAGCCGGGGTTGACGAACTGGATGACGGCGGCCACGCCAAAGGGCAGCAGGCACAGCACCCAGGCGGCCATGCGCCCCTCGGCCGAAAGCACCTGGATGCGCCCCTTGAGCTTGAACCGCTCGCGGATAAGCCCCGAAATGTTGCCGATGATCTCGGCCAGGTTGCCGCCGGATTCGTTTTGGATCTTGACCGAAACCACGAAGAAGTTGAGGTCCGGGCAATCCACCCGGTCCATGAGGTTGTCCAGGGCCGTGGTGACGCCCATGCCGAAATTGATTTCCTCAAGGGTGGTCTGGAATTCGACCCGAATGGGATCGGCGAACTCGCTCACCACCATGCCCATGCCGCTGGTGAAGGTGTGGCCGGCCCGCAGGGCCCGGCCCACGAGTTCCAGGGCCTCGGGCAATTGGCGCTCGAAATCGGCCATGCGCTTGTCCTTGCGCATGACCACCCACTTAAACGGCAGCCAACCGCATACCCCGGCCACGGCCAGGCTCAGCAGCGGATTGCTCAGGTACAGCGAGGCGGCCAGGTAGCCGGTGACGGCGAAAATAAGGGAAAGCATGACGAAGATGCCAAGCGGGGCCTTGATGTCGGCCTGGTCGAGCATCTTGTCCATGCGTCGGCTCCAGGCCTGGCGCGACAGCAGCACGTCGAGCCAGCGAAGGCCGCTTAATTCATGCTTCTTGACGAGGTCGGCCGTATCCAGCCCCAAGCCCTCGCCCCGGGTCACCTGCTCCACGCGCCGGGCGATCTCCTTGCCGGAGGTGTCCGTAAGCCGGCCGATGAGCACCACCACGGCCACGGCCAAATAGACCAGGGACAGCAACAGGGCCAGGGACAGGATGTTCGGCAGCCCGGGAGTCATGGCCGCCCCGGAAGCCGGCCCGGGCCGGCGGACGCTTGGGTTGGGCCGCGTTCCATGACGCCTAGACCTCCACCACGTTTCGTGGATCGAAAATCCCTTCGGGCATGCGAATCCCCTTGGCCTCGAAGCGGCTGGCGAACTTGGGCCGGATGCCCCGGGCCATGAACACGCCCTTGACCTTGCCGTCGGCCGTGACCCCGCGTTGCTCGAATGCAAATATCTCCTGCATGGTGATGACGTCGCCTTCCATGCCGGTGAGTTCCTGGAAGCTGACGAGCTTGCGGCTGCCGTCGGAGAAGCGCGAAATCTGGACGATGACGTCCACGGCCGAGGCGATGTAGCGCTTCAGCGACAGGGCCGAAATATTGAGTCCGGCCATGGCGACCAGGGTTTCCAGACGCATGAGCGCGTCGCGGGGGGTGTTGGCGTGCAGGGTGGCCAGGGAGCCGTCGTGGCCGGTGTTCATGGCTTGCAGCATGTCCAGGGCCTCGGCGCCGCGCACTTCGCCGACGATGATGCGGTCGGGACGCATGCGCAGGCAGTTGCGCACCAGATCGCGCTGGGTCACTTCGCCGCGGCCCTCGATATTGGGCGGGCGCGATTCCAGGCGCACCACATGGTCCTGCTTGAGCTGCAGCTCGGCGGCGTCTTCCACGGTGACGATGCGCTCGTCGTGGGGGATAAAGCCCGACAGGCAGTTGAGCATGGTGGTCTTGCCGGTGCCGGTGCCGCCGGAAATGAGGATGTTGAGCCGGGCCAGGACTATGCCCTTAAGCACGTCGGCAAAATCCCGGGTCATGGCCTTGAAGCGGATGAGATCCTCGATGGTCAGCTTTTCCTTGGCGAATTTGCGGATGGACAGGGCCGGCCCGTCGATGGCCAGGGGAGGAATGATGGCGTTGACGCGCGAACCGTCGGGGAGCCGGGCGTCCACCATGGGCGAAGACTCGTCCACCCGGCGGCCGACCCGGGAAACGATGCGGTCAATGATCTTTTTTAAGTGGTCGTTGTCCTTGAAGCGCGATTCGGTCAGGACCAGCTTGCCGCCCCGCTCCACGTAGATCTGGCGATAGGAGTTGACCAGGATGTCGTTGACGCTTTGGTCCTTGAGAAAGGGTTCCAGGGGCCCAAGGCCCAGCATCTCGTCCTTGACCTCGGTGATGAGCCGGTCGCGCTCGGCCTGATTGAGCGGCGTCTGGTAGAATTCGTCGCGCAACAGCCGCTCGACGATCTTGCTGATCTCGCCGCCTAGGGCCGACTCCTCCAGGGTGTCAAGGAGGGTGAGATCGATCAGATCGATCAAGCGGTCGTGGATGCGGGTTTTGATCTCGTAGTATTCCTGTGAGATCGGGCCCAAGGCTTCCCGCCGCTCCGGGGCCGGGGCCTGGGCGCGGGGCATCTGGTGGCGCAAAAGGGGCGGGCGGCCGCGTTCCATGCACTATCTCCTTCACTGCCGCCTGGGGCGGCGGTCATGACCGTCCGCGCAGGAACTTGAGTCCGAACAGGGATTTCTTGGTTTCCTGGGCCGGGCTTGCCGGGGCCAAGGCCGCGGCCAGATCGCAAAGGGCCCGGGTGACCGGGGCCTTTGGCGCGGTCTCCAGCAAGGTCTTGCCCTGGTTTATGGCCGACAGGGTGGTCTTGTAGTCGTTGGGCACGCGCCAGAAAACCGGCAGCCCCAGGGCCTTTTCCATGTCCTCCACCACCAGATCGCTTTCTTCCAGATGGCGGTTGACCACGATCTTGAGCTTGTCCTCAAGGCCGGCCTCGGCGTGGCGCACGTTGTCGAGGAAGCGGCGCACGTTGGCCAGGCAGGGCAGGTTTTGCACCGAGACCAGGACGATGGCGTCGGAGATGTCCATGACCTTGAGGGTGATCTCGTCGAGATACATGCCCAGGTCGATGACCACGGTGTCGAAGACCTGGCGCATGAGTTCCAGGAGCTTGGAGATGTTCTCCGGGGTGGCCATCTGGAGGTCGTCCAGGCGGCTTGGCGGAGCCAGCAGGTACAGTCCGGAGGGATGGCGCGACATGACGCTCATGAGATAGGTGGCGTCCAGGCGGCTGATGTTGCCGAGCACCTCGCCCCAATGGTATTTGGGGGCGAGGTCGAGGAACAGCTGGGCCTCGCCGAAAGGCAGGTTCATGTCCATCAGGGCCACCGAGGCCCCGTCCTTGAGGGTCTGGCAGGCGGCGGCCAGGTTGACGGCCAGCGAGGTGGTGCCCACCCCGCCCTTGGCTCCGAAGATGTTGATGATGCGCCCCTGCTTGCTGCGCCTTGGCCCCCGCACCGACTCCCGGCGCTCCTTGAAGCGCCAAAGGGCCATGCGCACCTCTTCATGATCCACGGGCTGGGGAAAAAATTCGCGCACGCCCTGGCGCATGAGCCGCATGAGCACCTCGGCGTCATAGACCTGGGCGGTGAGAAACACCTCCCGGTCGCCGCGCCGGGCCACCATCTCGGCCACGGCCTCCAGTTCGGCCTCGCCGCCTTCGGCCAGCTCGCGCACGAGCAGGTCGGCATACTCCTCGCCGGCTCCGAGCACCTCGAAATCGCCGTCCTCGGACAGGCATTCCTCGAAGGCCCCCCGGGCAGCCGAAGGGGGCATGTCGAGAATCACGGTGAGCTTGTCGCGCATGGATCGTCCCCTCGAGGCCGCGGCCTCACTTCTGCTGCAAGAAGGCCTCGAACCCGCCCGAGCCTTGCTTTTTCTCTTCCGGGGCCTGCTTTTCCAGACGGTCATAAGCCAGGACTGCCCGTGTGCCGCCCATGGCGTCCACGGGTTTGTCGTCCACCACGGCCGGGGCGATTTTCTGGGCCTCGAAAACCGTATGGTAGGACTTGCCGTAGTCCCAGCCGATGTTTTCCTTCTCGGCCTGGCAGCCGGTCAGGGAGCCGGCCAAAAGGCCGGCCAGGGCCGCCGCCACGATCCATAACATGTTTCGCATGGCTTGCTCCATCCCGCTTTCGGGAGTTGGCCCGGGTGTTGCGGCTCGCATCGCGTCCTCGGGTAAAGGCCGTTGTGGTTGCCCCGCCGCCGTGAGCACGCGGGTTGGGCGGATGTCGCGCCTGCCGATATTGCCCTGCCGGGCGTCTAATAGCCCTTGGGTTCGGTCGGCCGGGCCGCGGCCAGGGGCACGGCATGGCCGAAGTCGCCGTCGATTTCCGCCCCGGTGCGGGTGATGGCCCCGCCCGGTGCGCCGGCGGCGGCCTGGGGCCGCTTGATGCCGAGGAAAAACTCCAGGTCGTCGGGCTCATGGACCCCGTCGGTGGGCAGGATCATGTCTTTCTTGTTGAGGGGCTTGACCAGATGGGCGGTAATCAGAATCACCAGTTCCGACTGGTCCTTCTGGTAGCTCGAGCTCTTAAACAGATTGCCGAGCACCGGGATGTCGCCGATCCAGGGGTACTTGTCCACGGATTCGCGGCCTTCTTCCTTGAGCAGGCCGGCGATGGCGAAGGTCTGGCCGTTTTTGAGTTCCACCGAGGTGGAAGCGCGCCGGGTCAACACGGCCGGAATCTCGAAGCTGTCGAGCTTGATGGCCCGGGTATAGTCGAGGTCGGACACCTCGGGATTGACCTGGAGGCTGATGACCTCGCCGGCCACGGTGGGGGTGAACTTGAGGCCCACGCCGAATTCCTTCCATTCGATGCTGGTGGTGCCAAGACCCGAGGGCACGGGCACGGGGATCTCGCCGCCGGCCAGGAACTTGGCCGACTGGCCGTTTAAGCACACGAGATTGGGTTCGGCCAGGATCTTCACCAACCCGTTTTGCTTGAGCAGGTCGAGCACGGCGGTCATGGTGGTGTTGCCGGCTCCGCCCCAGTTGGTGCTGAAGCGCATGGCGGCGGTGCCTTGGCTTAGGCCCACGGTCTTGCTTTGCTCGGGCTGGTTGAACTCCCGGAAACGCGTCTGGATGGTGGCGCTTTCCGTACTGCTGCTGCCGTCGCTGCCGTTGAACTTGATGGTGCTGTACTTGTAGGCGTTTTGGACGTTGTCGATGTTAAAGACCGTATCGGCCAGGGTGGAAAGCCCGCCAAGGAGAGTATAGCCGAAATTGCCGTCGCCCACGGCATTTAAGTTGATGCCCATGCGGTTGACCACGGACTTGGACATCTCGGCCACCCGTACTTCGAGCATGACCTGCTGCACGCCGCTGACCGACAGCAGGTTGAGGACCTTTTTGGGGGCGTAGACCTCGGCCAGGGATAGGGCCTTTTTGAGGCTCTCGGCGTCGCGCACCGTGCCGGACAGGGCAATGGAATCCTGGCTGGCCAGGACTTCGATGCCGGTCTCGCCGGGCATCACGTCGTGGAGCATTTTCTTGAGGCGCGAGGCGTCCGGGGCCACGTCGAGGTCGTAGACGGCGCGGATCTTGTCGCCCTTGTCCCACAGCGTGAGATTGGTGATGCCGGGCGCGCGGCCGGTGACATAGATCTGGCGCGGCGAGAGCAGCACGAAGTCGGCCACGTCGGGCTGGGCCACCGATACCCGGGCGATGTCGGCGTCGCTTTGCAAAATCACCGACTTGCCGATGGTCAGGGCCAGACGCGGCGCGGCGCGCACGGCCACCGGCGCGACGCCGCCCCAAACAATCTGGGCCGGCGCAGCCAAAACCAGGGAAAGCGCGATGGCCAGGGCGCGCGCCCACAGGCGCGGCAGGCAGTTACGGCTTGGCATGGCCCTTGTCCTCCGTTTGTATACCGGTGAGGGTGTCGAGGCGCACGCGTTCGCGTTCGGTGCCCCGTATGGTTTCCACGCTGTAGCCGGCGTCTTCCTCGGCCAGGGCTCCGGCGTCGGCGATGGGCGGCCCGGCCGGCGCGGCGGCGAAAGCTTCGAGGCTTTTGGCCACATCGGCCCCGGAAGTGGTCACGATGTCGGCGTCGCCGGGAGTGCGAAGGGCCAGATGCAGGCTGCCCGTGTCGCTGGCCAGGGCCAGGCGTTCGGCCTCCTCGGGCGCGACCATGAGCGTGTAGAAGTCGGTGTTGGCCAGTTCCTCCCGGCCGTCCTTGCCGATCTTGGTCTCGCGCTCGGTGCCGGTGGTGAGGATGGGGACGTTTTCCAGAATGATCTTGTTGATCTTTTCGTCGTTTTTGCCGTTGGGCACGGGATAGGTCACCAGCACGTCCACCCGGCAGCCCGGGGTGATGAGGCCGCCGGAACCCATGATCTTGCTGCCCTTGATGGTAAAGGCCCGCTTGCCTGGGGCCACCGAGGCGTCCAGGCCGCCGCTGGTCGCGCCCTTGGGCATGAGTTTGTCCGGGGTGATGGGATCGTCGGGAGAAATGTCGCGGGCGCTGATGCGGCCGTAGGCTTCCTGAACGTCTCGCAAGGCCCCCTGGGGCGCGGCCTCGGCCTCGAAGCCCTTGGACTTGACCATGGAGGCGTCCAGCCGGCCGCCCTTGGGGATGGCCCGGGCGGCCACCACCACCTCGACCTTGGGTGCGGCCGGCTTGGCCTGCTCGACCTTGGGCGCACGCACGGAACCCAGCCAGCGGATGGTCAGGACGCCGGCCGTCAACGCCAGGATGACGGCCAGAATGATGTGGGGTACGGCCTTGGTTTTCATGCGGGCCTCCGCCTGCTTGCCCCGGGCCTCCGGCAATGCGGCCGGAAGGGGTCTGCCTTGGGTGCGGCGTATAACTTTTTCAAACGATGTGCCTGGTCCGCCGGGATTGGTCCTTCTTCTCAAACACCATGGCGTCTTCGGGGCAGGCATTTTTCCTGCGGCAAGGCCCGTCCGGCCCCGTCTTGCGGCCTTGGGCCGACCAGACGCCTGTTGCGGCGCTTGGAACTGAGCAAGAAGCCTGCCAAGCAAACGAAACGGCCGCCGAAGGACTTCCGGCGGCCGTTTCGGCAAGAGGCGATGGCGTATGGGGGAGCGTCAGGATTGACCGGCAACGCCCATCCGGGCAGGCAGGATCGCATCAGGGACAGCGGCGCAACGCCCTGAAAAAGCCCTCTTCAGGCATGGACGGCCGGAGGATCACCCGGCCGCCGCCCCCCTTATACCCTTTCTCCAGGAGGGGGGTCCGGGGGCCTCAGGCCCCCGGCTGCCGGAGGCATTCTTCCGTCCCGCCGTCTCGCCGTCTTTCCCTGTCGTCAACCAGCGTATTCGGACGGGTCGATGCGATGTTTTTGCAGCTTGTTCCAGAGGTTTTTGGGGCTGACGCCAAGGCTGCGGGCGGCGTCTTTTTGCACGCCGCCGGCCTTGCGCAGGGCGGTGAGGATCATGTTGCGCTCCATGTCCTGGAGGGTGTCGCGCAGGTTGCCGGCCATGGGGCACGGGCCTTCGGGCGAGGCTTCGGGGGCGGGGCGACGCGAGGCTCCGTCCAGGGCGCGGCTGATCTCCACGGCGGTGAGCACCTCGCCGGAACTCATGATGGCCGCCCGCTCCAGCAGGTTGGCCAACTGGCGCACGTTGCCCGGCCAGTCGTAGTCGAACAGCAGCTGCATCCCTTCGCGGGAGACGCCGCGCAAATTGATGCCGACCCGGGGGCCGATGCGCTCCAGGAAGTGTCCGACGAGAAGGGGCAGGTCTTCCTTGCGGTCTCGCAGGGGCGGCAGGGGAATGGCGGCGACGCTAAGGCGGTAGTACAGATCGGCCCGAAAGAGCTTTTGCTCGACCAGGCTTTGCAGCTCCTGGTTGGTGGCGGCGATGATGCGGATGTCGATGTCGATGGGCTTGCCGCCGCCCACCCGTTCGATCTGTTTCTGCTCCACGGCGCGCAGGAGCTTGGGCTGGAGGAAAAGCGGCATGTCGCCGATTTCGTCGAGCATGATGGTGCCGTGGTCAGCCAGCTCGAATTTGCCTTTTTTAAGGCCCACCGCTCCGGTGAAGGCACCCTTCTCGTGGCCGAACAGCTCGGATTCGAGGAGGTTTTCCGGGATGGCGGCGCAGTTGACCTTCACGAAGGGCGCGTCGGCCCGTTTGCTTAAGGCCTGGATGGCGTCGGCCACGACTTCCTTGCCGCAGCCCGATTCGCCGGTGACGAGCACCGTGGAATCCAGCGGCGCCACCCGGCGCACCATGTCCACCACGGCGCGCATGGCCGGGGACTGGCCGACGATGGTCGGCCCGCGCCCGGCGGCCACGGCGGACTTCAGCTGGCGCAGCTCCATGAGCAAGGCTCGCCGCTCCAGGGCGCGCCGAATGACCACTTCCATTTCGGCCAGGGAAAAGGGTTTGGCGAAAAAGTCGTAGGCTCCCAGGCGCACGGCGTCCAAGGCCTTTTCCCGGGCCGAATAGCCGGACATGACGATGACTTCGCTGTCCGGGGCGGCCTCCTTGAGCTTGGAGAGCCCCTCGATGCCGTCCATGCCGGGCAGCATGACGTCGGTGAGGACCAGATCGAAGGTCTCGGCCTTGGCCCGGGCCACGCCCTCCTCGGCCGTGCCTACGCCCACGGGATCGAAATCCTTGGCGGCAAGGGCCTCGCACAGCATTTCCCTGAAGGCGGCGTCGTCGTCGATAACCAGGATTCGGGCGGGCATCAGCGCTCCGGCGGGCTTTGGGGCAGCCTCACGGCGGCCCCTGGTGGTCCGGGAAAAAACTCCGCATGGTATCGGCCAGGCGCTCTTCCATATCCGGCACGAGTCCGGCCAGGGACTCGCCGGTCAGGCCCAAGGCGGCCCAGGCAGCCGGCTCCACGGCCGGAATGCGCCGGTTGCCGCTGCCGCCCCAGCCCATGGCCGTGGCCACCACATCGGCCAGATGGACGACAGCCGGCTCGTCGATGATAAACGGCTCGTCGAGGTCATGATGGTAGCGCACCATCTTTTCGAGGTTGGCCGGAAACTGCCATTTCTGCAGGAGATGGCCGCCCAGGGCGGCGTGGTCGAAGCCCAGCACTTCGCGTTCGGCCAGATGCAGCGGACAGCCCTCGGCTTCGGCCCGACGCATGGCGGCGGCCATGTGGGCCGGGGCCTGCTTGAAGGCGATGATGCGGCCGATGTCGTGGAGCAGCCCGGCCACGAAGGCGGTCTCGGGATTGACCAGTCCCGTGGCCTCAGCCAGGGCCTGGGCGGCGGCGGCGCAGCCCACGCTGTGCTCCCAGAAAAGCCGCATGTTGACCCAATTTTGGGGGATGTCCTGAAAAAGCGGCAGCACGGACACGCCCAGGGCCAACGTGGCCAGCTGGCGCGCCCCGACCACGGTAACGGCCCGGGACAGGCTGTCGATCTTGGCCGGGAACCGGCCGCGCATGGCCCGCATGGTGCGGGCGTAATAGGAGCTGTTGACCAGGCGCAGGAGTTTGGCGGCCAGGGACGGATCGTGTTTGATGCTTTCGGCCGCGTCCTCGACGGTGCTGGCTGGATTGCCCAGCACTTCGCTGATGCGCAGGTAGACTTCCGGGGGCGAGACGAGTTGGGGTTCGTCGCGCAAGAGCGCGTCCATGGCGAGGTGTCCGGGCTCGGATTCGACCGTGCGCCAGGAACGGTCCTCTCCGCCCTCTCCGGCCGGGACGCCCTCGGCCAGCCGCCGCCGGACCTCGCGGTCCAGGGCCAGGCGAAAGAGCACGTCGCAGGGAGACGCCGCCAGGGTACAGCAGGCAAAGCGTTCGCGCACGGCAGCCTCGGCCGCCTCCAGCACGTCGGGCCGGCCCTGCGCCGCATCGGGCGCAGCGGCGGCCGGCGTATCCGGACACGTCGAGGCCTCCCCGGCCACTTGGACTTCGGCCAGATTCCAGGCCAGCAGGGATTTGAGATGGCCGGCGTCGAGAACCGTGCCCCGGGGCATGAGAAACCGTCCGCCCGGGGTGAGGACATCCTCGGCCAGGACCATGCCTGGAGAAAGTTCGGTAACCGCGCGTCTGACCATGGCCTCCCGCCGTCGCCTGTCCGGCGGCCTTGCCCGGCCAGGGCCGGCCATGCGCCAGCACCCCGCCGTCTCAGGCTTTTTCCGCCAGTGATCATGCAATCATACGGGTTTGCGACAGGCTGTCAAGAAAGGCCGGCGGAGGAATCAGCCGCCTGGGGCGGCTGCCCGGCCATCTCGATAACCAGACGCGGCGGCTGGCTGGCGCTGGCCGGCTCCTGGCGGACGGCTCCGCCATTTTCGTTGAGGAAGTTGATGCCGGCGGCCACCGGCCCCACTTCGCCGCCTGGCAACGTCGCGCCCTCGATGACCAGGACGGCCCGGCCGCCCGAGGCGGCGTACAGGCGCACGGTCACAGCCCCCACGGCGGCGTCCAGGGACTGTCTGACCAGGGCGGCCAAGGCGGCCAGGAAGGGCTGTTTGCGGGTACGCAGGCGCAGGCCGGGGACGATCTCTCGAACCACGGGATCGCTGCCGGCGGCCCGGGGCATACGGTCGAGGATGGCGGCCAGTTCCTCGTCCAGGCGCACGTCCTGAAGATAGGGCTCCCGCTTGTCGCGCCGCTCGAATTCGCCGCGGTGGCGCTCCAGATCGGCGGCCATGCGGTCCTTGAGTTCGGCCACGGCGGTGACTCCGGCGGCGAGCCTGGGCATGGCCCGTTCAAGCAGGGTCTGGCGCAGGGATTCGAGATCGGCCGCAGCCCGGTCGGGCTGGCCGCCGCGCAGGCCTTCGGCCACGGCGGCAAAGGCGGCCTCCAGACGCGGCGCGGCGGCCAGGGCCCGGGAAAGGCGCAGGAGTTCCAGGTCCATGGCTGAAATGGCGTTGCCCACGCCGTGCAAGTAGGCTCCGGCGGCTTCCACCTGGCCGGCGGCGTAGGCGGCCTCGGCCTCGGTTTCGGCCAGGCGTTCCCGAAGCCTGGATTCGCGCAGGGCCCGAGTGCGGGTGCGCAGCAAATCCGTGCGTCGGGCCATGCGCTGGGAAAGGGCGTCATGGGCCAAAAGCAGGGCGGCCTCGGCCTGACGACGGCGGCGGCCGTCCCTGGCGGCCAAGAAAGCCAGCCCCAGGCCGCCGACGGTCAAAAGGCCC is from Solidesulfovibrio magneticus RS-1 and encodes:
- a CDS encoding sigma-54-dependent transcriptional regulator, coding for MPARILVIDDDAAFREMLCEALAAKDFDPVGVGTAEEGVARAKAETFDLVLTDVMLPGMDGIEGLSKLKEAAPDSEVIVMSGYSAREKALDAVRLGAYDFFAKPFSLAEMEVVIRRALERRALLMELRQLKSAVAAGRGPTIVGQSPAMRAVVDMVRRVAPLDSTVLVTGESGCGKEVVADAIQALSKRADAPFVKVNCAAIPENLLESELFGHEKGAFTGAVGLKKGKFELADHGTIMLDEIGDMPLFLQPKLLRAVEQKQIERVGGGKPIDIDIRIIAATNQELQSLVEQKLFRADLYYRLSVAAIPLPPLRDRKEDLPLLVGHFLERIGPRVGINLRGVSREGMQLLFDYDWPGNVRQLANLLERAAIMSSGEVLTAVEISRALDGASRRPAPEASPEGPCPMAGNLRDTLQDMERNMILTALRKAGGVQKDAARSLGVSPKNLWNKLQKHRIDPSEYAG
- a CDS encoding type II secretion system F family protein → MTPGLPNILSLALLLSLVYLAVAVVVLIGRLTDTSGKEIARRVEQVTRGEGLGLDTADLVKKHELSGLRWLDVLLSRQAWSRRMDKMLDQADIKAPLGIFVMLSLIFAVTGYLAASLYLSNPLLSLAVAGVCGWLPFKWVVMRKDKRMADFERQLPEALELVGRALRAGHTFTSGMGMVVSEFADPIRVEFQTTLEEINFGMGVTTALDNLMDRVDCPDLNFFVVSVKIQNESGGNLAEIIGNISGLIRERFKLKGRIQVLSAEGRMAAWVLCLLPFGVAAVIQFVNPGYLGLLFTDPMGRIMSYGVAGLITMGILVIRKMVRIEV
- a CDS encoding AAA family ATPase; this encodes MRDKLTVILDMPPSAARGAFEECLSEDGDFEVLGAGEEYADLLVRELAEGGEAELEAVAEMVARRGDREVFLTAQVYDAEVLMRLMRQGVREFFPQPVDHEEVRMALWRFKERRESVRGPRRSKQGRIINIFGAKGGVGTTSLAVNLAAACQTLKDGASVALMDMNLPFGEAQLFLDLAPKYHWGEVLGNISRLDATYLMSVMSRHPSGLYLLAPPSRLDDLQMATPENISKLLELMRQVFDTVVIDLGMYLDEITLKVMDISDAIVLVSVQNLPCLANVRRFLDNVRHAEAGLEDKLKIVVNRHLEESDLVVEDMEKALGLPVFWRVPNDYKTTLSAINQGKTLLETAPKAPVTRALCDLAAALAPASPAQETKKSLFGLKFLRGRS
- a CDS encoding type II and III secretion system protein family protein; protein product: MPSRNCLPRLWARALAIALSLVLAAPAQIVWGGVAPVAVRAAPRLALTIGKSVILQSDADIARVSVAQPDVADFVLLSPRQIYVTGRAPGITNLTLWDKGDKIRAVYDLDVAPDASRLKKMLHDVMPGETGIEVLASQDSIALSGTVRDAESLKKALSLAEVYAPKKVLNLLSVSGVQQVMLEVRVAEMSKSVVNRMGINLNAVGDGNFGYTLLGGLSTLADTVFNIDNVQNAYKYSTIKFNGSDGSSSTESATIQTRFREFNQPEQSKTVGLSQGTAAMRFSTNWGGAGNTTMTAVLDLLKQNGLVKILAEPNLVCLNGQSAKFLAGGEIPVPVPSGLGTTSIEWKEFGVGLKFTPTVAGEVISLQVNPEVSDLDYTRAIKLDSFEIPAVLTRRASTSVELKNGQTFAIAGLLKEEGRESVDKYPWIGDIPVLGNLFKSSSYQKDQSELVILITAHLVKPLNKKDMILPTDGVHEPDDLEFFLGIKRPQAAAGAPGGAITRTGAEIDGDFGHAVPLAAARPTEPKGY
- the cpaB gene encoding Flp pilus assembly protein CpaB translates to MKTKAVPHIILAVILALTAGVLTIRWLGSVRAPKVEQAKPAAPKVEVVVAARAIPKGGRLDASMVKSKGFEAEAAPQGALRDVQEAYGRISARDISPDDPITPDKLMPKGATSGGLDASVAPGKRAFTIKGSKIMGSGGLITPGCRVDVLVTYPVPNGKNDEKINKIILENVPILTTGTERETKIGKDGREELANTDFYTLMVAPEEAERLALASDTGSLHLALRTPGDADIVTTSGADVAKSLEAFAAAPAGPPIADAGALAEEDAGYSVETIRGTERERVRLDTLTGIQTEDKGHAKP
- a CDS encoding CpaF family protein; the protein is MERGRPPLLRHQMPRAQAPAPERREALGPISQEYYEIKTRIHDRLIDLIDLTLLDTLEESALGGEISKIVERLLRDEFYQTPLNQAERDRLITEVKDEMLGLGPLEPFLKDQSVNDILVNSYRQIYVERGGKLVLTESRFKDNDHLKKIIDRIVSRVGRRVDESSPMVDARLPDGSRVNAIIPPLAIDGPALSIRKFAKEKLTIEDLIRFKAMTRDFADVLKGIVLARLNILISGGTGTGKTTMLNCLSGFIPHDERIVTVEDAAELQLKQDHVVRLESRPPNIEGRGEVTQRDLVRNCLRMRPDRIIVGEVRGAEALDMLQAMNTGHDGSLATLHANTPRDALMRLETLVAMAGLNISALSLKRYIASAVDVIVQISRFSDGSRKLVSFQELTGMEGDVITMQEIFAFEQRGVTADGKVKGVFMARGIRPKFASRFEAKGIRMPEGIFDPRNVVEV
- a CDS encoding type II secretion system F family protein is translated as MDSLVIAVLVSLSVGLFTYAVASLREEGRRRRRMAERAVALVTDSRLKDGGRPGIFGWIEGSIRRAAAWFGELVKPREAQELTKARSSLVQAGYRQPSALEIYWGIKAGAALVGLVLGALAAMSGKVPGQYKLFVVVGLTAAGFYIPGMILDSRVKARQTAIQKSLPDALDLLVVCVEAGMGLDAAIYRVCQEMSLKDPILSAELRLLTLELRAGKARREALKNLSARIGLEDVGSLVAMLIQTDMFGTSIAQTLRVYADSMRTKRFQLAEELAAKLPVKLLMPLIFFIFPTLLIVILGPAGIRIFQMFGGMGK